CGCCCTACGTCGCGCCCAACAACGACTATGAGCGACGCATCGCGGCGATCTGGCAGCAGGTATTGGGATTGGAGCAGGTTGGCCTCCACGACAACTTCTTCGACCTGGGCGGCAACTCGTTGATCAGCCTTCAGGTGATTGCCCGCTTGAAGAAGGAATTCAAGACCCAGATCCCTGCTGTCGCGCTCTTCGAGGCACCGACGGTCAGCGCGCTGGCGCAGTATCTCGCGCCGCAGGACGCGCCGCAGGTCGATCGGCAGGAGACGCAGCTCCGGCAGCGCCGCCAGCGGATGCGCGAAACCGGCGGCTCGCAGGATATTGCGATCATCGGTATGGCTGGCCGCTTTCCGGGCGCGAATACCGTCGAGCAGTTCTGGAATAATCTTCGTGATGGCGTCGAATCGCTGACCCACTTCAGCGATGCCGAGCTGATCGAGGCGGGCGTCGATCCGCTGGTGGTCCAGAACCCGGCCTACGTCAAATCGCGCCATGTGCTGGACAACGTCGAGGATTTCGACGCGGCCTTCTTTGGCTACACGCCACGTGAGGCCGAGCTGATGGACCCGCAGCAGCGGCTCTTCCACGAGTGCGCCTGGGAAGTTCTGGAAATGGCGGGCTACGATACCCTGCGCTACAAAGGGCTGGTTGGCGTTTTTGCCGGAGCCAATATCAGCCTGTACCTGATGCGCCTGGCAGCCGACCCAACCTTCTCGGTGATTACCAATGAGTCGGCGATCTTCGAGAACGCCCAGGACGGCCTGACCACCAACGTATCGTACCGCTTGAATCTACGCGGCCCCAGCTTCGCCGTGCAGACCTTCTGCTCGACCTCGCTGGTTGCGACGCACCTGGCCTGCCGCAGCCTGCTGAATGGCGAAAGCGACATGGCCCTGGCTGGCGGCGTGTCCGTCCGCGTGCCGGTCAAGATGGGACACCTCTACCGAGAAGGCGGGCAGGAGTCGCCCGATGGTCATTGCCGCACGTTTGATGCGAACGCGCAGGGCGCGGTCTGGGCCGATGGTGTGGCGGTGGTGCTGCTCAAGCGGCTCGACGACGCGCTGGCGGACGGCGATACGATCCATGCGGTGATCAAAGGCTCGGCCATCAACAACGATGGAAATATGAAGGTCGGCTACACGGCTCCAAGCGTCGTGGGCCAGTCCACGGCGATCATCGCCGCGCTTGAACAGTCGAAGATCGATCCGGCAACGATCGGCTATCTGGAGGCGCACGGCTCGGCAACACCGCTCGGCGATCCGATCGAGGTCGCGTCGCTGACCAAAGCCTTCCGCGCCTTCACCGCGCGCACCAACTTTTGCGTGGTCGGCTCGGCCAAGCCCAACGTCGGTCACCTCGACCGCGCTTCGGGTGTAGCTGGTCTGATCAAGACCACGATGATCCTGAAGCACGGGGTGATCCCGCCGCTGCTGCACTTCGAGCGGCCCAATCCGGAGATCGACTTTGCCAGCAGCCCGTTTGTGATCGCCACCCAGCGCCAGCCCTGGCCGCGCGGAACCACGCCGCG
This genomic stretch from Herpetosiphonaceae bacterium harbors:
- a CDS encoding beta-ketoacyl synthase N-terminal-like domain-containing protein; the protein is DDSTSRRIRRVQNLEALGADVMVCSANVADEASMRAVVSETIARFGMLHGIIHGAGNVNPDDFHVIEHITTAQCESQFPSKAYGLYILERIVEERELDFCYLLSSISAILGGLGYAAYTSANFFMDIFAHRANQRGRTQWLATNWDTWNFTVEHADSPKLGQYEMVPAQGIDAFARVLERGATQIVHSIGDLDTRIRQWVLLESLQDNQATSETRLATHARPSLDTPYVAPNNDYERRIAAIWQQVLGLEQVGLHDNFFDLGGNSLISLQVIARLKKEFKTQIPAVALFEAPTVSALAQYLAPQDAPQVDRQETQLRQRRQRMRETGGSQDIAIIGMAGRFPGANTVEQFWNNLRDGVESLTHFSDAELIEAGVDPLVVQNPAYVKSRHVLDNVEDFDAAFFGYTPREAELMDPQQRLFHECAWEVLEMAGYDTLRYKGLVGVFAGANISLYLMRLAADPTFSVITNESAIFENAQDGLTTNVSYRLNLRGPSFAVQTFCSTSLVATHLACRSLLNGESDMALAGGVSVRVPVKMGHLYREGGQESPDGHCRTFDANAQGAVWADGVAVVLLKRLDDALADGDTIHAVIKGSAINNDGNMKVGYTAPSVVGQSTAIIAALEQSKIDPATIGYLEAHGSATPLGDPIEVASLTKAFRAFTARTNFCVVGSAKPNVGHLDRASGVAGLIKTTMILKHGVIPPLLHFERPNPEIDFASSPFVIATQRQPWPRGTTPR